Proteins from one Stenotrophomonas aracearum genomic window:
- a CDS encoding sensor histidine kinase encodes MATRKKKVVSVRRQKLKVAPKRVKKPTGPKSFRVAARTILHLGRELITSDEIAINELIKNAFDAGSPNADVTIVCPIPPAEVASLIEMVRDSSETLANVRKGVIVELNNAIEERDLKKVAVDHFDGCIEEIGRARSDDAIVDILERLNYLQVSDAGHGMASSTIVPVFLTVGTDNKVLNPSSPDGTERLGNKGIGRLAMMRLGDRAKVTTWIEGSSRATAVEFDWRQFDNADLQVSDIPIATSRLKIPGESASGTQVRVFPLKSDWTESNEQLGGLKSFIRRLRSPFSAVRKFKIRVSVNGSRPIPTPPLHDSMRGHADQVLELRFDPKGVLSLTDPLLWMKLTTGEDVDSAEEQPRSASAVLRILTDTDGARKKAKKHAVAVNDQATPIDLHTLKAIGPFKLHILRFNRRQLREKVKQDWDLVRRELDMWSGGIAIYRDGFRVGFTGSDKDGDWLGLDAKALRGSGYVVNRIQVMGALEITHRGNPNLRDLTNREGLISTPEVEALKELLIRVAINPLRALVQMEDQKTRQQDLERLVSDGTSTLADRLTLAKQDIASLRTSAPEPLKRAISSLDSHLHFISAQVTKFESAVEKAGEGREEILELAGVGNVMHGVMHELTRTTAQTRELIRKISGRADKDTQELLDKLEQEIKAINVRLRQMDPLMPGARHVKKDIDVERLVRTIASGYETRFARHEISLVIEKPENSEAFLVNMVPGFLSLALENLISNSVYWLAERDDKTVSAKITIDIDPGSNTVSVTDNGPGVKLSDRERVFHPGFSLRAKGKGYGLYLAREVAEYHQGRLYLDASVGDCGGLNTFVLELPRKQ; translated from the coding sequence ATGGCAACCCGCAAAAAGAAAGTAGTGTCAGTTCGGCGGCAGAAGCTGAAGGTGGCTCCGAAGCGGGTCAAAAAGCCTACTGGACCAAAGTCATTCCGGGTTGCCGCGCGTACCATTCTCCATCTTGGCCGGGAGCTCATCACGTCCGATGAGATCGCGATCAATGAGTTGATCAAGAACGCTTTCGACGCAGGCTCTCCCAATGCTGACGTAACTATCGTTTGCCCGATCCCTCCTGCAGAGGTGGCAAGCCTGATCGAGATGGTTAGGGATAGCAGTGAGACGCTTGCGAACGTCAGGAAAGGCGTGATCGTGGAGCTGAACAATGCAATCGAGGAGCGAGACCTCAAGAAGGTTGCAGTCGATCACTTTGATGGTTGCATTGAAGAAATTGGTCGCGCCCGCAGCGATGACGCGATTGTGGACATCTTGGAGAGGTTGAATTATCTCCAAGTGTCTGACGCTGGTCATGGAATGGCCTCCAGTACGATCGTGCCGGTCTTCCTCACTGTAGGCACAGACAACAAAGTCCTAAATCCGAGCAGCCCGGATGGCACTGAGCGCCTGGGTAACAAGGGCATTGGTCGCTTGGCCATGATGAGGCTCGGCGACCGAGCGAAGGTCACTACCTGGATCGAGGGCTCGTCGCGAGCTACGGCGGTGGAGTTTGACTGGCGCCAGTTCGACAATGCTGATCTGCAAGTTAGTGACATTCCTATCGCAACCAGCCGTTTGAAGATCCCTGGCGAGAGTGCCAGCGGTACACAGGTACGCGTATTCCCACTGAAGAGCGACTGGACTGAGAGTAATGAGCAGCTCGGTGGCCTGAAGTCATTCATCAGACGCCTCCGCAGTCCCTTCTCGGCTGTCAGAAAATTCAAGATTCGGGTCTCGGTGAACGGTTCAAGGCCAATTCCGACTCCCCCGCTTCATGACTCGATGCGGGGTCATGCCGACCAAGTCCTTGAGCTTCGCTTTGACCCCAAGGGTGTCTTGTCACTGACTGATCCACTGCTGTGGATGAAGCTGACCACTGGCGAGGATGTGGATAGCGCTGAAGAGCAGCCGCGCTCAGCTAGCGCGGTCCTTCGCATACTGACCGATACCGACGGCGCCAGGAAAAAGGCAAAGAAGCACGCAGTGGCGGTCAACGATCAAGCGACGCCTATCGATCTCCATACCTTGAAGGCCATCGGCCCATTCAAGCTCCACATTCTTCGTTTCAATCGCCGTCAGCTTCGCGAGAAGGTCAAGCAGGATTGGGACTTGGTGCGTAGAGAGCTAGATATGTGGTCGGGTGGCATTGCCATCTACCGAGACGGCTTCCGTGTCGGCTTTACTGGTTCCGACAAGGACGGTGACTGGCTTGGTTTGGATGCGAAAGCCCTCCGTGGCAGTGGCTACGTGGTCAATCGAATTCAGGTCATGGGCGCCCTGGAGATTACGCATCGTGGAAACCCAAATCTTCGGGATCTAACAAATCGAGAGGGCCTGATCTCGACGCCGGAGGTGGAGGCGCTCAAAGAACTGCTCATTCGCGTCGCCATCAACCCCCTTCGCGCTCTGGTACAGATGGAGGATCAGAAGACCCGGCAGCAAGATCTTGAGCGTCTGGTCAGCGATGGAACTTCGACTCTCGCAGACCGACTGACACTGGCCAAGCAGGATATTGCTTCGCTTCGCACTTCAGCTCCCGAGCCACTCAAGCGGGCCATTAGCTCCCTCGACTCGCATCTTCACTTCATTTCCGCCCAGGTCACAAAGTTTGAGAGCGCTGTGGAGAAGGCTGGAGAAGGCCGAGAAGAAATTCTTGAGCTTGCGGGCGTTGGCAATGTGATGCACGGCGTAATGCATGAGCTGACCCGGACCACGGCCCAAACGAGAGAGCTCATCAGGAAGATCTCCGGTCGAGCTGACAAAGATACGCAGGAACTACTCGACAAGCTTGAGCAGGAGATCAAAGCCATCAATGTTCGCCTGCGGCAGATGGACCCTCTCATGCCTGGTGCTCGCCATGTAAAAAAGGACATCGACGTAGAGCGCCTAGTGAGAACGATCGCCTCTGGTTACGAGACGCGCTTTGCCAGGCATGAGATCAGTCTTGTGATCGAAAAGCCGGAAAACTCCGAGGCATTCCTTGTGAACATGGTTCCAGGGTTCCTCAGTCTTGCTCTGGAGAACCTCATCAGTAATTCGGTCTACTGGTTGGCCGAGCGTGATGACAAGACCGTGTCGGCGAAAATCACGATTGATATTGATCCAGGCTCAAACACCGTGTCGGTTACGGACAATGGCCCCGGGGTCAAGCTTTCCGATCGGGAGCGTGTTTTCCATCCCGGATTCAGCTTGCGCGCCAAGGGTAAGGGCTACGGCCTGTATCTGGCCAGAGAAGTCGCCGAGTACCACCAAGGGCGTCTGTATCTTGATGCCTCCGTCGGCGACTGCGGTGGTCTAAACACTTTTGTTCTCGAGCTACCAAGGAAGCAATGA
- a CDS encoding cysteine desulfurase family protein, producing the protein MKHLEPIYADFASSAPPLPEVVDAMMEWLGGSHANPHADHLPGHRAARAIDDARQHIGDLLDADPDGVIFTSGATESNNLALKGLAGNCIGGLYFSSLDHSSIVEVAHHLAETGQCRVGRLQHDAQGSISPAAVKSALTTGRGRALVALAHGNNEIGTIQVLSEIGAAISGEGHLFHVDASQTAAHVPISVQDMRISTLSISGHKLYGPAGIGALWLDPTLKTELSPLLHGGGQQGGVRSGTVPTYLAVGLGVAARLARDRMGQARAHLQAMASQFIGALASHGISPVVIGHPSDRLPGHLSVRFPGAGAPDLLARLLPLLAVSSGAACSAGELRASRVLRALGLDEETASEGLRISFGRSTTAKEVAQAAEYMSDAVREVLDSI; encoded by the coding sequence ATGAAGCATTTAGAGCCCATCTATGCCGACTTTGCCTCCTCTGCGCCCCCGTTGCCCGAGGTCGTAGATGCCATGATGGAATGGCTAGGTGGCTCTCACGCGAATCCTCACGCCGACCACTTGCCTGGACATCGCGCCGCCAGAGCCATTGACGATGCGCGGCAGCACATTGGAGACCTTCTCGACGCTGACCCGGACGGAGTGATCTTCACCTCCGGCGCGACTGAGTCAAACAATCTGGCCCTGAAAGGTCTGGCCGGCAATTGCATCGGAGGTCTGTATTTCAGTTCCTTGGATCATAGCTCCATCGTTGAGGTGGCCCATCACCTGGCCGAGACTGGCCAGTGCCGCGTTGGTCGGCTGCAGCATGATGCACAGGGAAGCATCTCTCCTGCGGCTGTGAAGAGTGCACTGACGACCGGCAGGGGACGCGCACTGGTGGCACTGGCGCATGGCAACAATGAAATCGGCACCATCCAGGTGCTGTCTGAGATTGGTGCCGCTATTTCGGGCGAAGGTCATCTGTTTCACGTGGATGCATCCCAGACGGCGGCCCATGTTCCAATTTCTGTCCAGGACATGCGGATCAGCACTCTGAGCATCTCCGGTCACAAGCTGTACGGTCCTGCGGGTATTGGTGCGCTCTGGCTCGACCCTACGCTCAAAACCGAGCTGTCCCCGCTTCTTCACGGAGGCGGGCAGCAGGGCGGGGTGCGCTCCGGCACCGTTCCCACTTACTTGGCTGTCGGGCTGGGTGTTGCGGCTCGGCTTGCTCGAGATCGTATGGGACAAGCGCGCGCTCATCTTCAGGCGATGGCCTCGCAGTTCATCGGCGCCCTCGCGAGCCATGGCATATCGCCAGTTGTCATCGGCCACCCGTCGGATCGTCTGCCCGGGCACCTTAGCGTCCGCTTTCCTGGGGCAGGAGCGCCGGACTTGCTGGCAAGGCTTCTGCCATTGCTGGCGGTCTCATCGGGGGCAGCCTGCTCTGCAGGGGAGTTGAGGGCGTCTAGGGTCCTCAGAGCGCTTGGCTTGGATGAAGAGACGGCTAGTGAGGGGCTTCGAATCAGCTTTGGGCGATCGACGACCGCTAAAGAAGTTGCACAAGCTGCCGAATACATGTCAGATGCCGTCCGAGAGGTCCTAGATTCGATCTAG
- a CDS encoding phosphoadenosine phosphosulfate reductase family protein, producing the protein MVEHHVLGISGGKDSAALAVYMRLNHPELDLKYFFTDTGKELPEVYDFLGSLEGFLGKEILRLNPQRDFDFWLREYNNFLPSPRSRWCTRQLKLTPFRNWIKPWLEAGDKVHSYVAIRSDENHREGYDSGHRNLTVHLPFREAGIDHSGVMELLEGAGVGLPKYYEWRSRSGCTFCFFQQKIEWVRLKQQHPERFEEAKQYEKTALEHGSPFTWSDRESLADLEQPERIEAIERDFERRKEKSSSRGRVNPLRQGVELPAGVEMEEVFGESTACVICQK; encoded by the coding sequence ATGGTTGAACATCATGTTCTAGGAATCTCTGGAGGCAAGGACAGCGCGGCACTAGCTGTATATATGCGGCTCAATCATCCCGAGCTGGATCTCAAGTATTTCTTTACTGATACCGGCAAAGAATTGCCGGAGGTCTACGATTTCCTGGGAAGTCTTGAAGGGTTCTTGGGCAAGGAAATTCTCAGGCTCAACCCGCAGCGCGACTTTGACTTCTGGCTGCGGGAGTACAACAACTTCCTTCCTTCGCCTCGAAGCCGGTGGTGTACCCGTCAGCTGAAGCTGACCCCGTTCCGGAACTGGATCAAGCCTTGGCTTGAGGCTGGTGACAAGGTTCACAGCTACGTGGCCATCCGCTCGGACGAGAATCACCGCGAAGGATACGACTCGGGCCATCGGAACTTGACGGTCCACCTCCCGTTTCGCGAGGCTGGCATCGACCACTCTGGCGTAATGGAGCTTCTGGAAGGTGCAGGTGTCGGCCTGCCTAAGTACTACGAGTGGAGGTCTCGCAGCGGATGCACCTTCTGCTTCTTCCAGCAGAAGATTGAGTGGGTGCGACTCAAGCAGCAGCATCCGGAGCGATTCGAGGAAGCTAAGCAGTACGAAAAGACAGCCCTGGAGCATGGTTCGCCGTTCACCTGGAGCGATCGAGAGTCTCTGGCCGATCTTGAGCAGCCCGAGCGTATTGAAGCGATCGAGCGCGACTTCGAGCGAAGGAAGGAAAAGTCCTCAAGCCGAGGTCGGGTCAACCCACTTCGGCAGGGAGTAGAGTTGCCGGCGGGCGTTGAGATGGAAGAGGTGTTCGGCGAGAGCACCGCCTGCGTCATCTGCCAGAAGTAG